In one Candidatus Zixiibacteriota bacterium genomic region, the following are encoded:
- a CDS encoding type 1 glutamine amidotransferase, giving the protein MKPVLVVQNCAPEPPGAIVDYLSQRDIPWTLVRSWTDNAYPDAGDLGALVVMGCPLSVTTYREHEFLVRLFEYVSGTVRADIPYLGICFGGQLLARVLGASVGRNNVKEIGASMIELTSEGQTDPLFWGFDTSFPAFQWHGDTFKTPFGVPNLAKSDLCANQAFRRGKQVGIQFHLEATGSDIAGWCQTYQGELVETGLNADKVIASFVDNETKIRTLNNQLLENFFRIATNHT; this is encoded by the coding sequence ATGAAACCTGTTCTTGTCGTTCAGAATTGTGCCCCGGAGCCACCCGGCGCCATAGTGGATTACCTCTCCCAAAGAGACATACCGTGGACTCTGGTCAGGTCATGGACCGATAATGCATACCCGGATGCCGGCGATCTCGGCGCTTTGGTGGTGATGGGGTGTCCGCTGTCGGTCACCACCTATCGCGAGCATGAATTTCTGGTCAGGCTTTTCGAGTACGTGTCCGGCACGGTGCGGGCCGATATCCCATACCTGGGCATTTGCTTCGGCGGTCAGCTCCTGGCCCGCGTGTTGGGGGCGTCAGTCGGACGCAACAACGTGAAGGAGATCGGCGCTTCCATGATCGAGCTGACCTCGGAAGGTCAGACCGACCCGCTGTTTTGGGGTTTTGACACCAGCTTTCCGGCGTTCCAGTGGCATGGGGACACCTTCAAGACACCATTTGGCGTGCCGAATCTGGCGAAGAGCGACCTGTGTGCCAATCAGGCGTTCCGGCGAGGGAAACAAGTTGGGATTCAGTTTCACCTCGAGGCCACAGGGTCGGATATTGCCGGCTGGTGTCAAACCTACCAAGGCGAGCTTGTCGAAACCGGCCTGAACGCAGATAAAGTTATCGCTTCTTTTGTCGATAACGAAACAAAGATCAGGACTCTCAACAATCAATTGCTTGAAAACTTCTTTCGTATAGCAACAAATCATACATAA
- a CDS encoding efflux RND transporter periplasmic adaptor subunit — protein sequence MTNTHEPIDPHGHDYMPEGEEAPPPYVHTAAIVRWAILGAMSLFALIMILNYFGLTSWASADAGTTQYHCPMHPTYVSNQPGDCPICGMSLVPVPKNAKDSAAQVDSHAGHDMTSNMETSSGPKYYCPMDPEIVSDTMGTCSKCGMNLEPVPVAKPGQYICPMDPQIVSDTAGRCPICKMFLEKVPESGSTDAMKQDAGGAQDMQGMPDMPGMAGTASSSGTAEMQDMGPAPVPGLVPVTIEPERLQLIGIRTGKVERRVIGDNARLVGYVTPDESKLASISVRFSGWVKELFADQTGQAVWAGQPLLSVYSQDLFQAEQDYLIAREANSRVATDVSLAGTRKLMLDAARQRLQLLGVPEQEMSRLDAEKKANAELTIRSPFGGYVLEKSVVAGQFIGPDQALFKVADLSTVWVLADLYEQDLPSLRLDQKASLRLSALPEEIFEGRVAYIYPTVSAQTRTIKARLQFVNHSMKLRPGMYAEISLENAGNSTLAVSNDAIMDGGNTQYAFVVEDGRHFEPRLLKLGRRGDDYSEVVSGLSEGEAVVTSANFLIDSESRLKAAISGMGGAKPESHEGHVQ from the coding sequence ATGACGAATACACACGAACCAATCGATCCCCACGGGCACGACTATATGCCGGAAGGGGAAGAGGCGCCGCCGCCGTACGTGCACACTGCTGCGATCGTACGGTGGGCCATTCTGGGTGCAATGTCGCTGTTTGCGCTCATCATGATCCTGAACTACTTCGGGCTCACCAGTTGGGCGAGTGCAGATGCCGGGACGACCCAATACCATTGCCCCATGCACCCGACCTACGTCAGCAACCAGCCGGGAGATTGCCCGATCTGCGGAATGAGTCTGGTGCCGGTCCCGAAGAATGCCAAAGATTCAGCAGCGCAGGTCGATTCACACGCGGGACATGACATGACCTCCAATATGGAGACTTCGTCAGGTCCAAAGTACTATTGTCCGATGGACCCGGAGATCGTATCCGACACTATGGGAACTTGCAGCAAATGCGGCATGAATCTGGAGCCGGTGCCGGTCGCGAAACCGGGTCAATATATCTGTCCTATGGATCCGCAGATTGTGTCCGATACAGCGGGCCGGTGCCCAATCTGCAAGATGTTCCTGGAGAAAGTGCCTGAGTCGGGTTCGACGGACGCTATGAAACAAGATGCCGGCGGCGCGCAAGACATGCAAGGTATGCCGGATATGCCGGGGATGGCCGGTACCGCGAGTTCTTCGGGAACGGCCGAAATGCAGGATATGGGTCCCGCGCCGGTGCCGGGACTGGTGCCGGTGACGATCGAGCCGGAGCGGCTGCAATTGATCGGCATCAGGACCGGTAAGGTGGAGCGACGTGTTATCGGGGACAACGCCCGCCTGGTCGGGTATGTCACGCCCGATGAAAGCAAGCTGGCTTCCATCAGCGTTCGGTTCAGCGGCTGGGTGAAAGAGTTGTTCGCCGACCAGACGGGGCAGGCGGTATGGGCCGGGCAGCCGCTGCTTTCGGTATACAGCCAGGACCTGTTTCAGGCAGAACAGGACTACCTGATAGCGCGCGAGGCAAACAGCCGGGTGGCCACTGATGTCTCGCTCGCGGGGACGCGCAAACTGATGCTCGATGCGGCGCGGCAGAGACTTCAATTGCTCGGCGTTCCGGAGCAGGAGATGTCGCGACTCGACGCCGAAAAGAAGGCGAATGCCGAGTTGACTATTCGCAGCCCGTTTGGCGGATATGTGCTGGAGAAATCGGTGGTCGCAGGGCAATTCATCGGACCGGACCAGGCGCTGTTCAAAGTTGCCGATCTGAGCACTGTTTGGGTACTGGCGGACCTGTATGAACAGGATTTGCCGTCGCTGCGGCTCGACCAGAAAGCATCGCTGCGCTTGTCGGCCTTACCCGAAGAGATATTTGAGGGAAGGGTGGCGTATATCTACCCGACCGTTTCCGCGCAGACACGGACAATCAAAGCGCGTTTGCAGTTTGTCAACCACAGTATGAAACTGCGACCGGGGATGTACGCTGAGATATCTCTCGAAAACGCCGGCAACTCGACGCTGGCCGTATCGAACGATGCAATCATGGACGGTGGCAACACGCAGTATGCATTTGTGGTCGAGGACGGCCGCCACTTCGAACCGCGCCTATTGAAACTCGGCAGGCGTGGGGACGACTACAGCGAGGTCGTCTCCGGGCTGTCTGAAGGAGAGGCGGTGGTGACAAGTGCGAATTTCCTGATCGACTCGGAAAGTCGACTCAAGGCGGCTATCAGCGGCATGGGGGGTGCCAAACCAGAATCACATGAAGGACACGTGCAGTAA
- a CDS encoding type III PLP-dependent enzyme, with the protein MTHAMDFAVMENTSLFRGVDTALIRELFENRSLGTPMLLLSRAEIRRNYLALKAALPRVGIHYAVKSNNHQQIIDEVAAGGGNFDVCSAKEIESVLKTGVASHTLIHSHPVKTRDEFDYAVGKGVEIFVVDNPSEIPKFNRYTDKKLKVLIRYRINTNTRAVVNLQYKFGCTVAEVLPLARQIQEAGHEFYGLCFHIGSQCIYPENYVKAINAAKDLIHALDLEGFDTRVLDIGGGFPVEYIQPIPNIEDFCVPIRKALDKKIRPGIKVVCEPGRFISASPVTLVCSVIGKSFRDGKMWYYLDDGLYSTFSGIVYDHCQYPVVTNKRGNEKLSVLAGPTCDSFDVMYDGLFIPEHEIGEMFVFPMTGAYCAVSGSDFNSLYRPEYKVIEQAQS; encoded by the coding sequence ATGACGCACGCTATGGATTTCGCGGTTATGGAAAACACCAGCCTCTTCCGAGGCGTGGACACTGCTCTTATCAGGGAGTTGTTCGAAAACAGGTCGCTCGGCACGCCGATGCTCCTACTGTCGCGGGCCGAGATTCGCAGGAATTATCTGGCGCTCAAAGCGGCGCTGCCGAGGGTGGGCATTCATTATGCCGTCAAATCCAATAACCACCAGCAGATCATCGACGAGGTAGCGGCCGGCGGCGGCAATTTTGACGTCTGCTCCGCCAAGGAGATCGAATCTGTGCTCAAAACCGGCGTCGCCTCCCACACGCTGATTCACTCCCATCCAGTCAAGACCCGGGATGAGTTCGACTACGCAGTCGGCAAAGGGGTGGAGATTTTCGTGGTGGACAACCCCTCGGAGATCCCCAAGTTCAATCGCTATACCGACAAGAAGCTCAAGGTGCTCATTCGGTATCGCATCAACACCAACACCCGGGCGGTCGTGAATCTCCAGTACAAGTTCGGCTGCACGGTTGCCGAAGTTCTCCCGCTGGCACGTCAGATCCAGGAGGCAGGGCATGAATTCTACGGCCTGTGCTTCCATATCGGCTCCCAATGCATCTACCCGGAAAACTATGTCAAGGCGATCAACGCCGCCAAAGACCTGATCCACGCGCTGGATCTCGAAGGGTTCGACACTCGCGTGCTGGATATCGGCGGTGGTTTCCCGGTCGAGTACATTCAGCCGATCCCCAATATCGAGGATTTCTGCGTGCCGATTCGGAAGGCATTGGACAAGAAGATCCGTCCCGGCATCAAGGTGGTCTGCGAACCGGGGCGGTTCATTTCCGCCAGTCCCGTAACCCTGGTCTGCTCGGTCATAGGCAAGTCGTTCCGCGACGGCAAAATGTGGTACTATCTGGATGACGGCCTCTACTCGACCTTCTCCGGCATTGTGTACGACCATTGCCAGTATCCGGTCGTGACCAATAAGCGGGGCAACGAGAAGCTCTCGGTGCTGGCCGGCCCGACCTGCGACTCCTTTGACGTCATGTACGATGGCCTGTTCATCCCGGAGCACGAGATCGGCGAGATGTTTGTATTCCCGATGACCGGCGCTTATTGTGCCGTCTCCGGCTCCGATTTCAACTCGCTGTATCGCCCGGAATACAAAGTGATCGAGCAGGCACAGTCGTGA
- a CDS encoding efflux RND transporter permease subunit — MINAIIEYCARNKTVVLIGALFAVVGAWYSITNVPLDAIPDLSDTQVILFSQWMGRSPDLVEDQITYPITTALLSAPHVTAVRGYSMFGMSFIYVIFEDGTDIYWARSRVIEYMKQIEGKLPAGVTPTIGPDATSVGWVYQYALIDTTGTHDLAELRTFQDFNLRYALSSVPGVAEVASIGGYQKQYQVEIDPAKLKAYGLSIGDVSRAIRAGNNDVGGRVIEMTGREYFVRGQGYVQDLNALRQVSLGASPDGTPILLGNVAKVSFGPEIRRGLGEFDGEGEAVGGTVIMRYGENALDVISRVKARIDELKPGFPAGVELRAVYDRSSLIDRAIHTLKNSLIEEGIVVAAVIIIFLLHFGSSLVPIIALPLAVALAFIPMHLLGINSNIMSLGGIAIAIGAMVDASIVLVENSHKRLEKAPPGSNRTDVIIAAAKEVGPAIFYSLLIITIAFLPIFALTGQAGKMFSPLAWTKTFAMFFSAVVAITVAPALMTILIRGKIHPESKHPVSRYLISIYKPFVYVALRNPRTTIAIGLAAIISAIPMLPKIGSEFMPPLNEGDILYMPTTFPNISIEQAKQYMQFQDRVIKSFPEVISVYGKAGRSETATDPAPLSMLETVVQLKPPSEWRKVPENRWYSGWAPEFVKKMLRPVWPEERTISWKELIAEFDKAMQMPGWTNAWTMPIKTRIDMLSTGIRTPIGIKIFGTDLKEIENIGMQLERSVSKIPGTRSVYSDRNTGGYYVDIIPDRAAIARYGLSMQDVQDVIEAAIGGMPLSVTVEGRNRFSINLRYPRDLRDDLEKLKAIEVPLPQRTNPAGSSAMGQMGAIGPTGGSPMLASTDASLDYQVWAQMDRMGSGAGSGSSLPTGAASVMTGGMNGQAAPSSGASSAFSFPEGRPHVPLGQIAEIKIASGPPMIRDENGMLVGYVYVDMDQAKRDIGGYVNEAKQVVAKEVSIPAGYHLKWTGQYELLEVMARRMKVVIPITILLVIILLYLNFRNITETLIVLASVPFALVGSIWLMYFLGYNYSTATLVGIIALVGLATETGIVMILYLDHAYERRKKAGKVRDLNDIIWAHMEGTVMRVRPKLMTVGTTMIGLVPLLWATGTGADVMKRIAAPMVGGLISSTFLTLEIIPVVYTYWRLWQIKHEKRAA; from the coding sequence ATGATAAACGCGATTATCGAATACTGCGCGCGCAACAAAACAGTGGTGCTGATCGGGGCGTTATTCGCCGTGGTGGGCGCCTGGTATTCAATCACGAACGTCCCGCTGGACGCCATACCGGACCTGTCCGACACACAGGTGATTTTATTCTCCCAGTGGATGGGCCGAAGCCCCGATCTGGTGGAAGACCAGATTACATATCCCATAACCACCGCCCTTTTGTCGGCGCCGCATGTGACGGCCGTGCGCGGCTATTCGATGTTCGGTATGTCGTTCATTTATGTCATCTTCGAGGACGGCACCGACATCTACTGGGCACGCAGTCGCGTTATCGAATACATGAAACAGATAGAGGGGAAACTTCCGGCCGGTGTGACACCGACCATCGGACCTGACGCGACGTCGGTCGGCTGGGTCTATCAGTATGCATTGATCGATACCACCGGTACGCACGACCTGGCCGAGCTTCGCACCTTTCAGGATTTCAATCTCCGTTACGCGCTCTCGTCCGTCCCGGGAGTGGCCGAAGTGGCCAGCATCGGCGGATACCAGAAGCAATACCAGGTAGAGATCGATCCGGCGAAGTTGAAGGCGTATGGCTTGTCGATAGGGGATGTCAGCCGCGCCATTCGGGCCGGTAATAATGATGTTGGCGGGCGAGTTATAGAAATGACCGGTCGCGAGTATTTTGTCCGTGGCCAGGGATATGTGCAGGACCTCAACGCGCTTCGACAGGTCAGCCTGGGTGCATCGCCTGACGGGACGCCGATTCTTCTTGGCAATGTGGCCAAAGTGAGTTTTGGTCCGGAAATTCGCAGGGGACTTGGGGAATTCGACGGTGAGGGGGAAGCAGTGGGTGGGACAGTCATCATGCGCTATGGCGAGAACGCGCTCGATGTAATCAGCCGAGTCAAGGCGAGAATCGACGAATTGAAGCCGGGTTTTCCTGCCGGCGTGGAACTTCGCGCTGTCTATGACCGCAGCAGTCTTATCGATCGGGCGATCCACACGTTGAAAAACAGTCTTATCGAGGAGGGAATAGTTGTCGCGGCGGTCATCATCATATTCCTGCTTCATTTCGGAAGCTCGCTGGTGCCGATTATTGCGCTGCCGTTGGCGGTGGCGCTGGCGTTTATCCCCATGCACTTGTTGGGGATCAATTCCAACATCATGAGCCTGGGCGGTATTGCCATCGCGATCGGCGCCATGGTGGATGCCAGTATCGTGCTGGTGGAGAATTCTCACAAGCGACTGGAGAAAGCACCGCCCGGGTCGAACCGCACGGACGTAATTATCGCCGCCGCGAAGGAAGTCGGGCCCGCCATATTCTACTCACTGCTCATCATAACGATCGCCTTCCTGCCCATTTTTGCCCTGACCGGCCAGGCGGGGAAGATGTTTTCGCCGCTGGCGTGGACCAAAACATTTGCCATGTTCTTCTCAGCCGTGGTGGCGATCACGGTGGCGCCAGCATTGATGACGATCCTCATCCGTGGGAAGATCCACCCGGAATCCAAACATCCGGTTTCGCGCTATCTCATCTCGATCTACAAGCCGTTCGTGTACGTGGCGCTTAGAAACCCCAGGACCACGATAGCCATTGGTCTGGCCGCTATCATCTCGGCCATACCTATGCTCCCGAAGATCGGCTCGGAGTTCATGCCGCCTTTGAACGAAGGGGACATTCTGTATATGCCGACCACGTTCCCGAATATCTCCATCGAACAGGCCAAACAGTACATGCAGTTTCAGGATCGGGTGATCAAATCGTTCCCCGAGGTGATCTCAGTTTATGGTAAGGCTGGTCGCTCCGAAACCGCCACTGATCCGGCGCCGCTCTCCATGCTTGAAACGGTCGTGCAACTGAAGCCGCCGAGTGAGTGGCGCAAGGTGCCGGAGAACCGATGGTATTCGGGCTGGGCGCCGGAGTTTGTAAAGAAAATGCTTCGACCTGTCTGGCCGGAAGAACGGACAATCTCCTGGAAGGAACTGATCGCCGAGTTTGACAAGGCGATGCAGATGCCGGGCTGGACCAACGCCTGGACGATGCCGATCAAGACCCGCATCGACATGCTCTCGACTGGTATTCGTACACCGATCGGAATCAAGATATTCGGTACTGATCTGAAGGAGATAGAAAATATCGGCATGCAGCTTGAGCGATCGGTATCAAAGATCCCGGGGACACGCAGTGTTTATTCCGATCGGAACACCGGCGGTTATTACGTAGATATCATTCCGGACCGCGCCGCCATTGCGCGATATGGTCTGAGCATGCAGGATGTTCAGGATGTTATCGAGGCAGCGATTGGCGGGATGCCGCTGTCGGTAACGGTCGAGGGGCGGAATCGATTCTCTATCAACCTCAGATACCCACGTGATCTTCGTGACGATCTCGAAAAGTTGAAAGCGATCGAGGTGCCGTTGCCGCAGCGAACGAACCCGGCCGGCTCGTCCGCAATGGGACAAATGGGTGCTATTGGACCGACCGGCGGGTCGCCGATGCTCGCCAGCACCGATGCGTCGCTCGACTATCAGGTCTGGGCGCAGATGGACAGGATGGGGAGTGGAGCCGGCTCGGGCAGTTCGCTGCCGACCGGGGCTGCTTCAGTCATGACCGGCGGCATGAATGGCCAGGCGGCGCCATCGAGCGGCGCCTCAAGCGCGTTTAGCTTCCCGGAAGGGCGCCCGCATGTGCCGCTGGGACAGATCGCCGAGATCAAGATAGCCAGCGGTCCGCCCATGATCCGAGATGAAAACGGCATGCTGGTCGGATATGTCTATGTGGACATGGACCAGGCCAAGCGGGATATCGGCGGCTATGTAAACGAAGCCAAGCAGGTGGTGGCGAAAGAGGTCAGTATTCCCGCCGGATACCATCTCAAGTGGACAGGGCAATATGAGTTACTTGAAGTCATGGCGCGCCGGATGAAGGTGGTCATTCCGATCACGATTCTCCTCGTCATCATCCTCCTGTATCTGAACTTCCGCAATATCACGGAGACGCTCATCGTGTTGGCCTCGGTGCCGTTCGCATTGGTCGGAAGCATCTGGCTCATGTATTTTCTCGGATACAACTACTCGACTGCCACGCTTGTCGGGATCATTGCGCTGGTTGGCTTGGCCACCGAAACCGGTATTGTGATGATCTTGTACCTCGACCATGCCTATGAGCGCCGCAAGAAGGCCGGCAAGGTACGGGATCTGAACGACATCATCTGGGCGCACATGGAAGGGACAGTGATGCGGGTACGGCCGAAGTTGATGACGGTTGGCACCACGATGATCGGGCTCGTGCCGCTCTTGTGGGCGACCGGTACCGGTGCTGATGTCATGAAGCGGATTGCCGCGCCGATGGTAGGGGGGCTTATCAGCTCGACGTTTCTGACACTTGAGATCATCCCGGTAGTGTACACGTACTGGCGGTTGTGGCAGATCAAGCATGAGAAGCGCGCAGCCTGA
- a CDS encoding MBOAT family O-acyltransferase — protein sequence MSFASSVFAVFLIGVFLVYWYLPNRPQVWLLLSANCLFYAYWDWRFLALLFSLAAVNYVCGSQIDQADRPVRRRAWLLVSLIVSVGVLGYFKYYNFFVESFAAMLASAGFTVSSVTRHIILPLGLSYYTFQMLTYTLDIYRGQIKPTGSSLHFAVFAGFFGHIVAGPITRARQFLPQFRKERQPTPADLEVGLRRILLGLFKKLFIADTLALYLVDPVFAAPESYSAGLHWLAMAGYAVQIYADFSGYSSMAVGVARLLGLKLPENFNFPYLAVNIAEFWRRWHITLSRWLRDYIWWALAKNIPFSGGWKIRLRSHFSLFVVFVICGLWHGASWTFVAWGALHGIYIVTYEIWHRSRAAVETKKSDNSWFSFGIVAAWLITQAALLVSWVLFRSNSFDAFASYLTGLFSGSGVKQLQLPMMVWGAFFAFAVDHIAGWLLEHRPTVKASVPAITAAVAYVALILFLFNARPGQTSQFIYFQF from the coding sequence ATGAGCTTTGCATCATCCGTCTTTGCCGTATTCCTGATTGGCGTTTTCCTGGTCTACTGGTATTTACCGAATCGCCCGCAGGTCTGGTTGCTTCTATCCGCCAATTGCCTCTTCTACGCGTACTGGGACTGGCGCTTCCTGGCACTCTTGTTTTCCCTTGCCGCCGTCAATTATGTCTGCGGCAGCCAGATCGATCAGGCCGACCGACCGGTGCGCCGGCGCGCCTGGCTGCTGGTCAGTCTCATCGTAAGTGTTGGCGTGCTCGGATATTTCAAGTACTACAATTTCTTCGTCGAGAGTTTTGCTGCGATGCTGGCGTCGGCGGGATTCACCGTGTCGTCGGTCACTCGACACATTATTCTCCCGCTCGGCCTCTCGTACTACACGTTCCAAATGCTCACGTACACTCTGGACATCTATCGCGGTCAGATCAAGCCGACCGGTTCCTCGCTTCACTTTGCGGTCTTCGCCGGCTTTTTCGGCCATATTGTGGCCGGTCCCATCACTCGTGCCCGCCAGTTCCTGCCCCAGTTTCGGAAGGAAAGACAGCCCACCCCCGCCGATCTGGAGGTGGGCCTCCGTCGGATTCTGCTCGGTCTGTTCAAGAAACTGTTCATCGCCGACACGCTGGCGCTGTATCTCGTCGATCCGGTCTTTGCCGCTCCAGAGAGCTACTCGGCAGGTCTTCACTGGCTGGCCATGGCGGGATACGCCGTTCAGATATATGCCGACTTCTCGGGGTACTCCAGCATGGCCGTTGGCGTGGCACGCCTGTTGGGCCTGAAACTGCCGGAGAACTTCAACTTCCCCTACCTCGCCGTGAACATCGCCGAGTTCTGGCGGCGGTGGCATATCACGCTATCGCGATGGCTTCGTGACTATATCTGGTGGGCGTTGGCAAAGAACATTCCGTTCAGTGGCGGCTGGAAAATCCGGCTTCGCTCCCATTTTAGCCTGTTCGTCGTCTTTGTCATCTGCGGACTCTGGCATGGAGCCAGCTGGACATTTGTGGCGTGGGGAGCGCTTCACGGCATCTACATTGTCACCTACGAAATTTGGCATCGATCCCGTGCGGCGGTTGAGACAAAGAAATCCGACAATAGCTGGTTCTCATTCGGAATAGTGGCGGCATGGCTTATCACGCAGGCGGCCTTGCTGGTTTCATGGGTGCTCTTTCGATCCAATAGCTTTGATGCGTTTGCTTCCTACCTGACTGGCCTGTTCTCTGGCTCTGGGGTGAAACAGTTGCAACTCCCGATGATGGTATGGGGAGCGTTCTTCGCCTTTGCGGTTGACCACATTGCCGGATGGCTGCTGGAGCATCGACCGACCGTAAAGGCATCTGTCCCCGCCATAACCGCCGCCGTCGCATACGTGGCCTTGATACTGTTTCTCTTCAACGCCCGGCCGGGACAGACCAGCCAGTTCATCTACTTTCAGTTTTGA
- the speD gene encoding adenosylmethionine decarboxylase, producing the protein MKMLGRHLVVEYSNCDKRVLDDIRYLEEAMNEAVRKSGATIVRSVFHRYNPQGVSGVVVIAESHISIHTWPEYGYAAVDYFTCGDTVDPYKAHQHMVEALAARQAHVQELKRGIPSETDEVIHHKPFPQTVNRAQVAH; encoded by the coding sequence ATGAAGATGCTCGGACGCCACCTGGTAGTGGAGTACTCGAACTGCGACAAACGCGTGCTCGATGATATCCGCTACCTCGAAGAGGCTATGAACGAGGCGGTTCGCAAGTCGGGCGCGACCATTGTCCGCTCCGTCTTTCACCGCTACAACCCCCAGGGCGTTTCGGGGGTCGTGGTGATCGCCGAGTCTCACATTTCCATCCATACCTGGCCCGAGTACGGCTATGCGGCAGTCGATTATTTCACCTGCGGTGACACGGTCGACCCGTACAAGGCCCACCAACACATGGTCGAGGCGCTGGCGGCTCGCCAGGCCCACGTTCAGGAACTGAAACGCGGCATACCGTCGGAGACCGATGAGGTCATCCACCACAAGCCGTTCCCGCAAACCGTCAACCGGGCCCAAGTGGCCCACTAA
- the speE gene encoding polyamine aminopropyltransferase, which yields MSRQDGVMVHETSMTDLWNVWYSELHEGLSGLTVKVDRVVASLQSEFQRIDILESRDFGRLLVLYGSLMAADRDNNAYNEMITHIPLFTHPSPKRVLIIGGGDCGALTEILKHPEVEECVMCEIDQMVVEVSKKYFPYLTTGVNDRRARLVFMDGKEYIEKGTDKFDIILLDLSDPVGPAQELFQQPFYRNVAARLNPDGIVVAQSESPFFNQQSVRGIFANLQAVFPVVKMYTCFMPIYPSAYWSFALCTRKYDPLKDFDRARYERLRLTTRYYNADIHHAAFALPQFVKELFK from the coding sequence ATGTCGAGGCAAGATGGCGTGATGGTCCATGAGACCAGCATGACCGACCTGTGGAATGTCTGGTACTCCGAACTCCATGAGGGGCTCTCCGGTCTCACCGTCAAGGTTGACCGAGTGGTGGCATCCCTCCAATCGGAGTTTCAGCGGATCGACATTCTGGAGAGCCGGGATTTCGGTCGCCTGCTGGTCCTCTATGGCTCCCTCATGGCCGCCGACCGTGACAACAACGCCTACAACGAGATGATCACCCACATTCCGCTCTTCACCCACCCGAGCCCGAAACGAGTGCTCATTATAGGAGGCGGTGACTGCGGCGCCCTGACCGAGATCCTCAAACACCCGGAAGTCGAAGAGTGCGTGATGTGCGAGATCGACCAGATGGTGGTCGAGGTCTCAAAGAAATACTTCCCCTACCTGACCACCGGCGTGAATGACCGAAGGGCCAGGCTGGTTTTCATGGACGGCAAAGAGTATATCGAAAAGGGGACGGACAAATTCGATATCATCCTGTTGGACCTTTCTGATCCGGTTGGTCCTGCTCAGGAACTGTTCCAGCAGCCATTCTACCGAAACGTGGCGGCCCGCCTGAACCCCGATGGCATCGTGGTAGCGCAGTCCGAATCACCTTTCTTCAACCAGCAGTCGGTCAGGGGGATTTTCGCGAACCTTCAAGCGGTCTTCCCGGTTGTAAAAATGTATACATGTTTTATGCCCATATATCCGTCGGCTTACTGGTCGTTTGCCCTTTGCACGCGCAAGTACGACCCGCTCAAGGACTTCGACCGGGCTCGATACGAGCGACTCCGTCTCACCACCCGCTACTACAACGCCGATATCCATCACGCGGCCTTTGCGCTGCCACAATTTGTCAAGGAGCTCTTCAAATAG
- a CDS encoding XRE family transcriptional regulator, translating to MELKIGEKIKALRLASGLTQEELADRAQLTKGFISQLENDQSSISVDSLADLLEALSVTLSEFFTDSAEEKVVFTPAERVPVEGWGISKFELLVPGSTNNLMDPIMLEMKPGDRLEPQGPHPGEQFGYVLGGTVTLKMNKKSYKVPSRHCFYFESDKTHQLINNGRNMVRVLWVTTPPQM from the coding sequence TTGGAGCTGAAGATCGGGGAGAAAATCAAGGCGCTGCGGTTGGCCTCCGGGCTGACACAGGAAGAGCTGGCGGACCGCGCCCAGCTCACCAAGGGGTTCATATCTCAACTCGAAAACGATCAATCCTCCATTTCGGTCGATTCGCTGGCGGACCTCCTGGAGGCGCTCAGCGTGACCCTGTCCGAGTTCTTCACCGACAGCGCCGAAGAAAAAGTGGTGTTCACGCCGGCGGAGCGGGTGCCGGTGGAGGGCTGGGGAATCAGCAAATTCGAACTGCTGGTGCCCGGCTCCACCAACAACCTGATGGACCCGATCATGCTGGAGATGAAACCGGGTGACCGCCTGGAACCCCAGGGGCCACATCCCGGCGAGCAGTTTGGCTATGTGCTGGGCGGCACAGTCACGCTGAAGATGAACAAGAAGAGTTACAAGGTGCCCAGCCGGCACTGCTTCTATTTTGAGTCCGATAAGACTCATCAGTTGATCAACAACGGGCGGAACATGGTGAGAGTCCTGTGGGTCACCACCCCGCCCCAGATGTAG
- a CDS encoding RNA-binding protein, which translates to MNIYVGNLPHELTEQELRTAFEAFGEVSSAKIIFDRDTRQPRGFGFVEMPSDSEAQAAIDGLNGQDLKGRRLRVNVGRPKEDRPGGGGDRRFGDGGGGFRGRSRE; encoded by the coding sequence ATGAACATCTACGTAGGCAACCTGCCCCACGAATTGACAGAGCAGGAACTGAGAACAGCGTTTGAGGCGTTCGGCGAGGTCTCATCCGCGAAGATCATTTTCGACCGCGATACGCGTCAGCCGCGCGGCTTCGGGTTCGTCGAGATGCCCTCCGACTCCGAGGCTCAGGCCGCTATCGACGGGCTGAACGGACAGGACCTGAAGGGTCGTCGTCTCCGCGTAAACGTCGGTCGTCCCAAAGAGGACCGACCGGGCGGCGGTGGTGACCGTCGGTTCGGCGACGGTGGCGGCGGTTTCCGCGGCCGCAGCAGAGAATAG